One region of Nitrospira sp. genomic DNA includes:
- a CDS encoding PCP reductase family protein, with the protein MKFVCLNCETYMTFQKVEKPGEGSLGVFFGCPSCEAKFSMVTNPGETQMVASLGVKLGGRTETAEPFEMTRGTLKEEAQAGAGQMAAYLNEKIQGGQPVAASAKLSAPDAGGEKTSGGCPFSAMVAEMGLTSGGKPQNGNGTSEFTWTADAKEKLERLPSFVKPMVQSSVEAYARKHGYKNITLQVMDDSKNDSPNGIAWTKDAEQRMDNIPDFIRPMARREIERIAKERGLVEITAQVMDEAKEKFMKFM; encoded by the coding sequence ATGAAGTTCGTTTGCCTGAACTGCGAGACCTACATGACGTTTCAGAAGGTCGAAAAACCCGGTGAGGGCTCACTCGGCGTGTTCTTCGGCTGTCCATCCTGCGAGGCGAAGTTTTCCATGGTGACGAATCCGGGAGAGACCCAAATGGTTGCCTCGCTCGGTGTAAAGCTCGGAGGCCGCACGGAGACGGCAGAACCGTTCGAGATGACTCGCGGGACGCTGAAAGAGGAAGCACAGGCCGGCGCAGGGCAGATGGCCGCCTATCTCAACGAGAAGATTCAGGGCGGGCAACCGGTCGCGGCTTCTGCGAAGCTCAGCGCGCCGGATGCCGGTGGAGAGAAGACGTCCGGCGGTTGCCCCTTCTCGGCTATGGTTGCGGAGATGGGATTAACTTCAGGCGGCAAGCCGCAGAATGGAAACGGAACGAGCGAATTCACATGGACTGCAGACGCCAAGGAGAAGTTGGAGCGCTTGCCGTCTTTTGTGAAGCCGATGGTTCAGAGCAGTGTGGAGGCCTATGCGCGGAAGCATGGCTATAAGAATATTACGCTGCAGGTCATGGATGATTCCAAGAATGATTCGCCCAACGGGATCGCATGGACGAAGGATGCCGAACAGCGTATGGACAACATTCCTGACTTCATTCGCCCGATGGCCCGCCGTGAAATTGAGCGGATCGCCAAGGAGCGCGGCCTGGTCGAAATCACGGCGCAAGTGATGGATGAAGCCAAAGAGAAGTTCATGAAGTTCATGTAG
- a CDS encoding Mrp/NBP35 family ATP-binding protein, giving the protein MTMAAGKDLKSILTKLQYSDDAKVVQQITAQMKQVQARMAGIKQKLVVMSGKGGVGKSMTTVNLALAFARQGAKVGLLDVDLNGPCVPRMMGLHGQSLRMTPEGAQPPVGPLGIKVASMDFFLDDASPVRWKGPMDLSPVWLGLMEMNVIREFLADVVWGELDYLLADLPPGAAADKPPVIAGFIPDLAGAIVVTTPSEVASDVVQKSVTYARDMGIRVLGIVENMSEYRCPSCGAENELFEGNTEAMCEVLDLPLLGRVPFDRKFAKTFDKGQPLLDPEYPTIQKYQDIVGRIQALLDYKKVLAEKL; this is encoded by the coding sequence ATGACCATGGCGGCCGGCAAGGATCTCAAGTCGATCCTCACGAAGCTCCAGTATTCCGACGACGCAAAAGTGGTGCAGCAGATCACTGCTCAGATGAAGCAGGTGCAGGCGCGAATGGCCGGCATCAAGCAGAAGCTGGTGGTGATGAGCGGCAAGGGCGGAGTCGGCAAGAGTATGACGACCGTCAACCTGGCGCTGGCCTTTGCGCGACAGGGTGCGAAGGTCGGGTTGCTCGATGTCGATTTGAACGGGCCCTGTGTCCCACGAATGATGGGGCTACATGGTCAGTCGTTACGAATGACTCCGGAAGGGGCGCAGCCTCCGGTCGGTCCCCTGGGCATCAAAGTGGCCTCGATGGATTTTTTTCTCGATGATGCCTCGCCGGTGCGGTGGAAGGGCCCGATGGATCTGAGCCCGGTCTGGCTCGGCCTCATGGAAATGAACGTGATCCGCGAATTCCTGGCTGATGTGGTCTGGGGAGAGTTGGATTATCTCCTCGCCGATCTCCCGCCGGGCGCCGCTGCCGATAAACCGCCGGTCATTGCGGGATTCATTCCCGACCTGGCCGGTGCGATCGTGGTGACGACACCGTCGGAAGTCGCGTCCGACGTGGTGCAGAAGTCCGTCACCTATGCGCGTGATATGGGTATCCGGGTATTGGGCATTGTTGAAAACATGAGCGAATACCGGTGTCCATCCTGCGGTGCGGAAAATGAGTTATTCGAGGGGAACACGGAGGCGATGTGCGAGGTGCTGGATTTGCCCTTACTCGGCCGTGTCCCGTTCGATCGTAAGTTTGCCAAAACATTCGATAAGGGGCAGCCGCTCCTCGATCCTGAATATCCGACGATCCAGAAATATCAAGATATCGTCGGACGGATTCAAGCGTTACTGGATTACAAAAAAGTCCTGGCGGAAAAGCTGTAA
- a CDS encoding GTP-binding protein: MNQGSIERVNHMTQHDQSKPQESLNIVIVGHVDHGKSTLVGRLYADTGSLPEGKVEKVQAICRQQGKEFEYAFLFDAFLEEQEQGITIDTARTFFIWNGRQYIIIDAPGHKEFLKNMISGAARAEAALLLIDALEGVREQSKKHGYLLSLLGVTQFAVVVNKMDLVGYRQDVFDGIEKEYREFLGQFRAVPQQMIPVSAKMGDNIATRSSHMHWYQGPTVLETLALFKKEQVRSEQPLRFPLQDVYKFDARRILAGRITAGRLKVGDQLVFSPSNKTAVVQSIEGFNVDPPRSEAQAGQSVGITLDEQIFVERGEIASHRDSIPLVSTAIRVNLFWMGRRPLEKGRKYVLRLATREVACEVAAIHRIIDTADLAQLQESQAVAKNQVAELTLRVKSPLAFDLSSSFEATGRFVLVDEYDIAGGGIITELVHDEQEGLREEARQREYAWLTGDVRAEDRARQYGHRAAIVLFTGSAQTGKTFLARRVEALLVADSRHAYLLEGENLLQGLDADLSAADPSFAAERVRRYGEVARLLIDTGLIVVSTSKTFGINYQRMAEMIRTLVQPAPVLAVHMSRAGEEPPPNTDLHFAGPQDFDAAARQILEELKQRGVLIEPPGTRSTIQYSI, translated from the coding sequence ATGAACCAGGGTTCCATTGAACGAGTGAATCATATGACACAGCACGACCAGAGCAAGCCGCAAGAGAGTCTTAACATCGTCATCGTGGGCCATGTGGATCACGGGAAATCTACGCTGGTGGGGCGACTCTATGCCGATACGGGCTCGTTGCCTGAAGGCAAAGTGGAAAAGGTGCAGGCGATCTGCCGCCAGCAGGGCAAGGAATTTGAGTATGCGTTCCTGTTCGACGCGTTTCTTGAAGAGCAGGAGCAAGGCATCACGATCGATACGGCACGCACCTTCTTTATCTGGAACGGGCGGCAATACATCATTATCGACGCGCCGGGACATAAAGAGTTTTTGAAGAACATGATCTCGGGCGCGGCCCGGGCGGAAGCCGCGCTGTTGCTCATCGATGCGTTGGAAGGCGTGCGTGAACAATCCAAGAAGCATGGCTACCTCCTGTCGCTGTTGGGCGTGACGCAGTTTGCGGTGGTGGTCAATAAAATGGACCTGGTCGGGTATCGTCAGGATGTGTTCGACGGGATCGAAAAGGAATATCGGGAATTTCTGGGTCAGTTCCGGGCGGTTCCTCAACAGATGATTCCGGTCAGCGCGAAGATGGGTGACAACATCGCGACGCGCAGCAGCCACATGCACTGGTATCAGGGGCCTACGGTGCTGGAGACGCTGGCTCTCTTCAAGAAGGAGCAGGTTCGCTCGGAGCAGCCGCTCCGATTCCCACTGCAGGACGTCTATAAGTTCGATGCGCGGCGGATTCTGGCCGGCCGCATTACGGCAGGACGCTTGAAAGTCGGTGACCAACTGGTGTTTTCGCCGTCCAACAAGACCGCGGTCGTTCAATCGATCGAAGGGTTTAACGTCGATCCGCCGCGGAGCGAGGCACAGGCCGGTCAATCGGTCGGCATCACGCTCGATGAACAGATTTTCGTGGAGCGTGGTGAAATCGCATCGCACCGGGACTCCATTCCGCTCGTTTCGACGGCGATTCGCGTGAATCTGTTTTGGATGGGCAGGAGGCCGCTGGAGAAGGGGCGGAAGTATGTCTTGCGGCTCGCCACGCGTGAAGTCGCCTGCGAAGTCGCCGCCATTCATCGGATTATCGACACCGCCGATCTCGCGCAGCTGCAGGAAAGTCAGGCGGTGGCGAAGAATCAGGTCGCCGAATTGACTCTGCGGGTGAAATCGCCGCTCGCGTTTGATCTCTCGTCCTCATTCGAAGCCACAGGCCGGTTCGTGCTGGTCGATGAGTACGACATTGCCGGGGGCGGGATCATTACCGAGTTGGTGCATGACGAGCAGGAAGGGCTGCGCGAGGAGGCGAGACAGCGGGAATATGCGTGGCTTACGGGCGATGTCCGGGCCGAGGATCGGGCCAGACAATACGGCCATCGGGCCGCCATTGTGTTGTTCACCGGCTCAGCCCAGACGGGCAAGACGTTTCTTGCGCGAAGGGTGGAAGCTTTGCTGGTTGCCGATAGCCGCCACGCGTACCTGCTGGAAGGCGAGAATCTGCTGCAGGGATTGGACGCGGATCTGTCTGCGGCCGATCCGTCCTTCGCCGCCGAGCGTGTGCGTCGGTACGGGGAGGTCGCCAGGCTGCTGATTGATACGGGGCTCATCGTCGTCTCCACGAGCAAAACCTTTGGTATTAACTATCAGCGGATGGCGGAGATGATACGGACGTTGGTTCAGCCGGCCCCGGTTCTTGCGGTACACATGAGCCGGGCGGGGGAAGAGCCGCCTCCGAATACGGACTTGCACTTTGCCGGCCCGCAGGACTTCGACGCAGCGGCACGTCAGATCCTTGAGGAATTGAAGCAGCGGGGCGTCCTCATTGAGCCCCCCGGGACCAGATCGACGATCCAGTATTCCATCTAG
- a CDS encoding sulfate adenylyltransferase subunit 2: protein MKHLRQLEDQSVYILREAYKHFNHLAMLWSMGKDSTVLLWLARKAFFGHVPFPLLHVDTSYKIPAMIEYRDRIAREWRLNLVVGQNKEALAAGMNHTLGRDVCCTALKTTAMKNLVEEKGYTGIILGVRADEDSTRAKERYFSPRDKHGDWDFRDQPPELWDQFKTTFPPGTHIRIHPLLDWTEINIWEYIKHENIPFMDLYLDRGDGTRYRSLGCAPCTMPIKSTAKTVDEIIAELRGTNVAERAGRAQDAGRGMEMLRKKGYM from the coding sequence ATGAAACATTTGCGTCAACTCGAAGATCAAAGCGTCTATATCCTTCGGGAAGCCTACAAGCATTTCAATCACCTCGCCATGCTCTGGTCGATGGGGAAGGATTCGACCGTGCTCCTGTGGCTGGCCCGCAAGGCCTTTTTCGGGCATGTGCCGTTTCCCCTGCTTCATGTGGATACGAGTTACAAGATTCCGGCGATGATCGAATATCGCGACCGGATTGCCCGTGAGTGGCGACTCAATCTGGTAGTGGGCCAGAACAAAGAGGCCCTGGCCGCCGGGATGAACCATACGCTGGGGCGTGATGTCTGTTGTACCGCCTTAAAAACGACGGCCATGAAGAATCTGGTCGAAGAAAAGGGGTATACCGGCATCATTCTGGGTGTTCGGGCAGATGAGGACAGCACTAGGGCGAAGGAGCGATATTTTTCCCCGCGAGACAAACACGGGGATTGGGATTTTCGCGACCAGCCGCCGGAACTGTGGGATCAGTTCAAGACCACCTTTCCGCCTGGCACGCATATCCGGATTCATCCGCTCCTCGATTGGACCGAGATCAACATCTGGGAATACATCAAGCACGAGAACATCCCCTTCATGGATCTCTACCTGGACAGGGGGGATGGCACACGGTATCGAAGTTTGGGCTGCGCGCCCTGCACCATGCCGATCAAATCCACGGCAAAGACGGTGGATGAGATCATCGCGGAACTGCGCGGGACCAATGTGGCGGAGCGGGCCGGACGTGCGCAGGACGCGGGGCGAGGCATGGAGATGCTCCGGAAGAAGGGGTACATGTGA
- a CDS encoding anthranilate phosphoribosyltransferase: MQHLLAKVAKGQKTSKDLTWEEAKQAMRLMIEGTATPAQIGAFLTAMRFKSESVTELAAFTATARQYVSPVPVRSGLGVVDVPVYAGKRETFHAILPAAIVAAAAGAVLLLHGVDGPPDRLGISSVLKLLGIPVDLTAKSVGAELEKKGFAYLDLALYHPPVSRFLEMRQELGVRNFFHPVARMLNPARATSQVIGLSHPPYFEKTIEALRMLSCPRALVIRGVEGDPELSIGNSTRLLELKDERITPFTFQPKDAGLSMATFREMAGFPVEQREREADLIRRLLANEIQGGQRDWVLLNAAMLLYAAGKGTSITGNLGAARSALESGQAKAKLAELVTVAGSSAGNAPKVGISA; encoded by the coding sequence ATGCAACATCTGCTCGCCAAAGTCGCTAAAGGTCAAAAAACATCCAAGGATCTCACGTGGGAAGAAGCCAAGCAGGCCATGCGCCTCATGATCGAGGGAACCGCCACGCCGGCGCAGATCGGGGCGTTTCTCACGGCCATGCGTTTCAAGTCGGAATCGGTCACGGAATTAGCGGCCTTTACCGCGACCGCGCGCCAATATGTGTCGCCGGTGCCGGTCCGTTCGGGGCTCGGAGTCGTCGATGTGCCCGTCTATGCGGGAAAGCGGGAAACCTTTCACGCCATCCTTCCCGCCGCCATTGTCGCGGCCGCCGCCGGAGCCGTCTTGCTGTTGCATGGAGTGGATGGGCCTCCGGACCGGCTCGGGATCTCGTCAGTGCTGAAGCTCTTAGGCATTCCTGTCGATCTGACTGCTAAGTCGGTCGGAGCCGAATTGGAAAAGAAGGGATTTGCCTATCTGGACCTGGCGCTGTATCACCCCCCAGTGAGCCGGTTTCTGGAAATGAGACAGGAGTTGGGGGTACGCAACTTCTTCCATCCCGTCGCGCGAATGCTCAACCCCGCTCGCGCGACCTCGCAGGTGATCGGCCTGTCGCATCCGCCTTACTTCGAGAAGACGATCGAGGCGTTGCGTATGTTGAGTTGCCCGCGCGCGCTCGTTATCCGCGGCGTCGAAGGGGATCCGGAACTCTCGATCGGCAATTCCACGCGCCTCTTGGAACTCAAGGATGAGCGCATCACTCCATTTACCTTCCAGCCGAAGGATGCAGGCTTGTCGATGGCGACCTTCCGCGAAATGGCCGGGTTCCCGGTCGAGCAGCGGGAGCGTGAGGCCGATCTGATCAGGCGGCTCCTCGCCAACGAAATTCAGGGCGGACAACGGGACTGGGTCCTCCTCAACGCGGCCATGCTGCTCTATGCCGCCGGAAAGGGGACGTCGATTACTGGAAATCTCGGGGCTGCCAGAAGCGCATTAGAGTCCGGTCAGGCCAAGGCCAAACTGGCTGAGTTGGTGACGGTCGCCGGATCAAGCGCGGGAAACGCGCCGAAGGTCGGCATTTCAGCGTAA
- a CDS encoding phosphoadenylyl-sulfate reductase — translation MNDTQNPAARPSDAELKALSDSFESQQPWDLLEYALKTYRPHIVLACSFGAEDVALVDMVHRIDPDAPLFYLDTDFLFPETFDVRDRIIARYGLKPAQVIHMKSLLTPEQQAAQHGAMLWASKPDQCCELRKIEPLTRILGEYSAWITGIRRDQAPTRANAGLIEWDKKFNLVKVNPLARWSSDNVWTYLQLHEVPYNTLHDRNYPSIGCTHCTAPVLPGDDPRSGRWKNFGKTECGLHK, via the coding sequence GTGAACGATACACAGAATCCGGCTGCACGACCCTCCGACGCAGAGCTGAAGGCACTGAGTGATTCGTTTGAATCTCAGCAGCCGTGGGACCTGCTGGAGTACGCGTTGAAGACCTACCGGCCGCACATTGTGCTGGCCTGCAGTTTCGGGGCGGAGGATGTCGCCCTGGTGGACATGGTGCATCGCATCGATCCGGACGCACCGCTGTTTTATCTGGATACCGATTTTCTGTTTCCTGAAACCTTCGACGTGCGTGATCGCATTATCGCGCGGTACGGGTTGAAGCCGGCGCAGGTCATTCACATGAAATCTCTGTTGACGCCGGAACAGCAGGCTGCCCAACATGGCGCCATGCTGTGGGCCAGCAAGCCGGACCAGTGCTGTGAGCTCCGGAAAATCGAACCGCTCACTCGTATTCTCGGCGAGTACTCGGCTTGGATCACCGGGATCCGGCGAGACCAGGCTCCCACAAGGGCGAACGCCGGGCTGATCGAGTGGGACAAAAAATTCAATCTCGTCAAAGTGAATCCCCTGGCCCGATGGAGCAGTGACAACGTCTGGACGTATCTGCAGCTCCATGAGGTGCCCTATAACACGTTACATGACCGCAATTACCCCAGCATCGGCTGTACCCATTGTACGGCGCCTGTCCTTCCGGGAGACGATCCGCGTTCCGGTCGGTGGAAGAATTTCGGCAAGACCGAGTGCGGGCTGCACAAGTAA
- a CDS encoding sulfurtransferase TusA family protein, which produces MTPNTVALRPAIKTEPIPAHIVEEIETFEAEAQRVLGGDLSTDIFKPFRLQYGIYGQRQPGVQMVRIKIPFGGLTGNQLRQVADLADQYATGVGHVTTRQDIQLHFVELKHVPEMMRLMASVGLTTREACANTVRNVTACHLAGVCQGEVFDVTPYAKTVAYHLLRNPLNQSLPRKFKIALSGCRQDCALTPIHDIGLLAAKRADGTIGFRMVAGGGLGSTPRMAQVLREFTPMDELLPTIEAVIKVFDTLGNRKNRNKARMKFVIEKLGFDEFKRRWEAAYAAMGYAVPTHEPIKLLDYADAPPLIMPTKAGVLSNGHGNGSGNGAVSLNGQVSAFQAWKRTNVVPQRQDGFVTAAIKLPMGDLTGEQMWVVADLAERYSNGNIRTTINQNMVIRWIPEGRLEEFYQELVQHSLGDPGAELVEDIIACPGTDTCGLGITSSKGMARALAEVFPAGQVPEDLRDVSVKISGCHNSCAQHHIATIGLHGVGKRLGEHTAPHYELHLGGHVDGTPKIGQLVVKLPAKNVPAAVRHLVDVYRRDRKAGESLQSFIARVGKHVLKDELIPYTIVPPYEQDSTYYYDWEGEAEFVLEDLGPGECAGGALEMIDDRMLEADQELYQAKLLVEKHQYALSVNKSYRAVLAAAKGLLVTEGLDPATDAETFQEFDQRLASKGIVPATYKNLGAQVGDLGSKDATAEAATEKMAFAKRFLAVCRAATEQMGKDLKLAQVKEDVVPTPASAPATAAPAPVAAAQAPVYDLRGVACPMNYVKTKLKLEMMDSGEQLEVWLDAGEPIRNVPMSLRNDGHKILAEGPLEPDATHFKILVEKVEG; this is translated from the coding sequence ATGACTCCTAATACAGTGGCTCTCCGCCCAGCGATCAAAACGGAGCCCATTCCGGCCCATATAGTCGAAGAAATCGAAACGTTTGAGGCGGAAGCCCAACGTGTCCTGGGCGGAGACCTCTCCACCGACATCTTCAAGCCCTTCCGGCTGCAATATGGCATTTACGGCCAGCGGCAACCTGGTGTCCAGATGGTGCGGATTAAGATCCCGTTTGGAGGGCTGACAGGGAATCAATTGCGGCAAGTGGCCGATCTCGCCGACCAGTATGCCACGGGCGTGGGTCATGTCACCACACGGCAGGACATTCAGCTGCACTTTGTGGAGCTCAAACACGTCCCCGAGATGATGCGTCTGATGGCCTCCGTGGGGTTGACCACGCGCGAGGCCTGCGCGAATACGGTACGGAACGTCACGGCCTGTCATCTGGCGGGTGTGTGCCAAGGCGAAGTGTTCGATGTCACGCCATACGCGAAGACGGTGGCCTATCATCTGCTGCGCAATCCGCTGAATCAGAGTCTCCCGCGGAAGTTCAAGATTGCCCTGTCCGGATGCCGACAGGACTGCGCGCTGACGCCCATTCACGACATCGGGTTGCTGGCGGCGAAGCGGGCCGACGGAACTATCGGGTTCCGGATGGTGGCGGGCGGTGGATTGGGCTCGACGCCGCGCATGGCCCAGGTGCTGCGCGAATTTACGCCCATGGACGAACTGCTCCCGACTATCGAGGCGGTCATTAAGGTGTTCGATACGCTGGGGAACCGTAAGAATCGCAACAAGGCCCGCATGAAGTTCGTCATCGAGAAGCTCGGGTTCGACGAATTCAAGCGCCGCTGGGAGGCGGCCTACGCGGCCATGGGGTATGCCGTGCCGACGCACGAGCCGATCAAGCTGCTGGACTATGCCGATGCGCCGCCGCTCATTATGCCGACCAAGGCCGGTGTCCTGTCCAACGGTCACGGCAACGGCAGCGGGAACGGCGCCGTGTCACTCAATGGCCAGGTCTCCGCGTTTCAGGCCTGGAAGCGCACCAATGTCGTGCCGCAGCGACAGGATGGTTTTGTGACGGCGGCGATCAAGTTGCCGATGGGCGATCTGACGGGCGAGCAAATGTGGGTCGTCGCTGACTTGGCCGAACGGTATTCGAACGGGAACATCCGCACGACCATCAATCAGAACATGGTCATCCGGTGGATTCCCGAGGGGCGGTTGGAGGAGTTCTATCAGGAACTGGTGCAGCACAGCTTAGGCGATCCCGGCGCAGAGCTCGTCGAAGACATCATCGCCTGCCCGGGCACTGACACCTGCGGATTGGGAATTACCTCATCTAAGGGGATGGCCAGGGCGCTGGCGGAAGTGTTTCCCGCCGGTCAGGTTCCGGAAGATCTTCGGGATGTGAGCGTCAAGATCAGTGGGTGCCATAATTCCTGCGCCCAGCACCATATCGCCACCATCGGGTTGCACGGAGTCGGCAAACGTCTCGGAGAACATACGGCGCCGCATTATGAACTGCATCTCGGCGGACATGTGGATGGCACGCCGAAGATCGGACAGTTGGTGGTCAAGTTGCCGGCGAAGAACGTTCCAGCCGCGGTGCGCCATTTGGTGGACGTCTATCGTCGGGATCGGAAGGCGGGTGAGAGCCTCCAGTCGTTCATTGCGCGTGTCGGGAAACATGTTCTGAAAGACGAACTCATCCCTTACACGATCGTTCCGCCGTACGAGCAGGATTCGACCTATTACTACGACTGGGAAGGTGAGGCGGAATTCGTGCTGGAGGATCTGGGCCCTGGCGAGTGCGCGGGTGGCGCTTTGGAGATGATCGACGACCGTATGTTAGAGGCCGACCAGGAGCTCTACCAGGCGAAATTGCTGGTCGAGAAACATCAGTATGCCCTGTCGGTGAATAAATCGTATCGGGCGGTACTGGCGGCGGCGAAAGGTCTTTTAGTGACCGAAGGTCTCGATCCGGCCACCGATGCCGAAACCTTCCAGGAGTTCGATCAGCGACTGGCCAGCAAAGGGATCGTTCCGGCGACCTATAAGAATCTTGGGGCGCAAGTCGGCGACCTTGGATCTAAGGACGCGACTGCCGAGGCCGCGACGGAGAAAATGGCCTTCGCCAAGCGGTTTCTCGCGGTCTGTCGTGCAGCCACCGAACAAATGGGCAAAGATCTGAAGCTGGCCCAGGTGAAGGAAGATGTCGTGCCGACTCCGGCTAGTGCCCCGGCGACAGCCGCACCCGCACCTGTTGCCGCGGCTCAGGCGCCTGTATACGATCTGCGCGGCGTGGCCTGCCCGATGAACTATGTGAAGACGAAATTGAAATTGGAAATGATGGACAGCGGCGAGCAACTGGAAGTCTGGCTCGATGCGGGAGAGCCCATACGGAATGTGCCGATGAGCTTGCGCAATGACGGGCACAAGATTCTGGCAGAGGGACCGTTGGAGCCTGATGCCACGCATTTCAAAATTCTCGTGGAAAAGGTCGAGGGGTAA
- a CDS encoding Rrf2 family transcriptional regulator: MKVSLRATYGIIAAVDLALHHAEQPVCAKSIAKRQAIPARFLEQVLHAMKKAGVVASQRGAQGGYVLSRKPSELSVADILDALEGPLLTTNGEGGPKHSSSRGAKQEALLAHIWDRVKRAELSVLSEVTVEELAKRQRALDAQHTLMYHI, encoded by the coding sequence ATGAAGGTGAGCCTTCGAGCGACCTACGGAATTATTGCCGCCGTGGATCTTGCGCTCCATCATGCGGAGCAGCCTGTCTGCGCCAAGTCGATTGCCAAGCGACAGGCGATTCCGGCCCGGTTCCTCGAGCAGGTGCTCCACGCGATGAAGAAAGCCGGGGTGGTGGCAAGTCAGCGCGGGGCCCAAGGGGGGTACGTGTTGAGCCGTAAGCCCTCGGAGCTCTCCGTGGCAGACATTCTCGATGCACTGGAGGGCCCGCTTCTCACGACAAATGGAGAGGGTGGTCCGAAACATTCGTCCTCGCGTGGGGCCAAGCAGGAGGCGCTGCTCGCTCACATTTGGGATCGCGTGAAACGGGCGGAACTGAGTGTTCTTTCGGAAGTCACGGTCGAGGAGTTGGCCAAGCGCCAGCGGGCCCTCGACGCGCAGCACACGTTGATGTACCACATCTGA
- a CDS encoding HU family DNA-binding protein — translation MTKEELIAKMANSAGITKVAATVALEAFTGAVTTSLKKGKRVTLVNFGTFTISKRKARMGRNPRTGEALKIPAARIPKFSAGKELKAAVK, via the coding sequence ATGACCAAGGAAGAATTGATCGCGAAAATGGCGAACAGCGCCGGCATCACCAAGGTCGCCGCAACAGTAGCGCTCGAGGCCTTCACCGGAGCCGTCACCACGTCGCTCAAGAAGGGGAAACGCGTGACTCTGGTGAACTTCGGGACGTTTACGATTTCAAAACGCAAGGCCAGGATGGGACGCAATCCACGAACCGGGGAAGCCTTGAAGATTCCTGCCGCCCGCATTCCCAAGTTTTCGGCCGGCAAAGAACTGAAAGCAGCGGTCAAGTAG